The following DNA comes from Candidatus Eisenbacteria bacterium.
GGGCGCTCGCCTCGGCCGCCGATGGCAAACCCACCGTGCAGTTGCCGGCGGACCGCACGTTCGCCGGGGCCGAGGGGTCGCCCGGTCCGGTCGTCTTCAGCCACGAGACGCACGTCGCGTTCAGCGACGGCCGGTGCGTCGCCTGTCATCCCGCTCCCTTCCGGATGCTGCGGCCGACGGGCGGCTTCACGCACGCGGAGATGGACGCCGGCCGGCAATGCGGCATCTGCCACGACGGGAAGACCGCGCGCAGCGTGAAGGACGATTGCGACCATTGCCACGGAGGCGGCTCGTGAGGACCGTCGGCCTCCTCTACGATTCGACGCGCTGCACCGGCTGCGGGGCCTGCACGGCGGGCTGCAAGGAGGCCAACGACCTCCCGCTGCCGATCGAGGAGCGCACGACGGCCTACACGTGGACCGTCGTCGACGACGTCGCCGGGGCGAAGATGCGACGGCTCTGCATGCACTGCCTCGACCCGACGTGCGTGTCGGTGTGCCCGGTCGGCGCGCTCGAGAAGACGCCGGCAGGGCCGGTCGTCTACGACGGGACGCGGTGCATCGGCTGCCGCTACTGCATCATGGCGTGTCCGTTCGGGGTCCCCAAGTATCAGTGGGACCGGGCGATCCCC
Coding sequences within:
- a CDS encoding c(7)-type cytochrome triheme domain-containing protein, giving the protein MNTIARRDAGIVVLVMLAMALGRALASAADGKPTVQLPADRTFAGAEGSPGPVVFSHETHVAFSDGRCVACHPAPFRMLRPTGGFTHAEMDAGRQCGICHDGKTARSVKDDCDHCHGGGS